From Actinopolyspora lacussalsi, a single genomic window includes:
- a CDS encoding putative phosphoribosyltransferase (product_source=COG1926; cath_funfam=3.40.50.2020; cog=COG1926; pfam=PF00156; superfamily=53271) yields MGNRDAFDSDTVYTDRAHAGRVLAGQLAQHRLVEPVVLGLARGGVPVAAEVAAALHAPVRACVARKIGAPGQPELALGAVAAQGPPTYDQRLLGAFGLDAEQLSTQCQQQRAEARRQERAYQHEAPVELSGRDVIVVDDGLATGATARAAIRRVHQDEPARVVLAVPVGSPEAVAALSGEVDLLVCPSTPTAFSAVGQWYRDFRPVTDEELHRLLGHGVPG; encoded by the coding sequence ATGGGCAACCGCGATGCCTTCGACAGCGACACGGTCTACACCGACCGCGCCCACGCGGGGCGTGTCCTGGCCGGGCAACTGGCCCAGCACCGGCTGGTCGAGCCGGTGGTGCTGGGGCTGGCCCGCGGCGGGGTGCCGGTGGCCGCGGAAGTGGCCGCGGCGCTGCACGCCCCGGTGCGGGCCTGCGTGGCCCGCAAGATCGGCGCACCCGGCCAGCCGGAACTGGCGTTGGGCGCGGTGGCCGCGCAGGGCCCGCCCACCTACGACCAGCGGCTGCTGGGGGCCTTCGGGCTCGACGCCGAACAGCTCAGCACCCAGTGCCAGCAGCAACGGGCCGAGGCCCGCAGGCAGGAGCGGGCCTACCAGCACGAGGCGCCGGTGGAACTGTCCGGCCGGGACGTGATCGTCGTCGACGACGGGCTGGCCACCGGCGCCACCGCCCGCGCCGCGATCCGGCGAGTCCACCAGGACGAGCCGGCCCGCGTCGTGCTGGCCGTGCCGGTCGGTTCTCCCGAGGCCGTGGCGGCGCTGTCCGGCGAGGTCGACCTGCTGGTGTGCCCCAGCACTCCCACCGCGTTCTCCGCGGTGGGGCAGTGGTACCGCGACTTCCGGCCGGTCACCGACGAGGAGCTGCACCGGCTGCTGGGCCACGGCGTGCCGGGATAG
- a CDS encoding lysozyme (product_source=KO:K01185; cath_funfam=3.20.20.80; cleavage_site_network=SignalP-noTM; cog=COG3757; ko=KO:K01185; pfam=PF01183; smart=SM00641; superfamily=51445; transmembrane_helix_parts=Inside_1_20,TMhelix_21_43,Outside_44_264) has product MSDVSSAASRSRRHPGTKPRRAARLAGVLAVTVVGLATPAAAATHAPSPLTSGATVAGMDVSGHQGTVNWNSAWRRGARFSYVKATEGTGFRSPTFSSQYEGALRVGMLRGAYHFGRPDLSGAAEQARFFVANGGGWSPDGHTLPGALDIEYNPYGPDDCYGLSPAAMSDWIAEFSDTYRSLTDRFPAIYTTRHWWNTCTSANPDFAGNNPLWVARYGPRVGELPAGWGSHAIWQHDNRGTFPGDQNLFNGDMAALKRFATTAP; this is encoded by the coding sequence GTGAGCGATGTCAGCTCCGCAGCCAGCCGATCACGTCGACACCCCGGGACGAAACCGCGCCGCGCGGCCCGCCTGGCGGGTGTGCTCGCTGTCACCGTGGTGGGACTGGCCACACCCGCCGCAGCGGCCACCCACGCCCCCAGCCCTCTCACCTCCGGCGCCACCGTCGCCGGGATGGACGTCAGCGGGCACCAGGGCACGGTGAACTGGAACTCCGCCTGGCGCCGGGGCGCCCGATTCAGCTACGTCAAAGCCACCGAAGGCACCGGGTTCCGCAGCCCGACCTTCTCGTCGCAGTACGAAGGGGCGCTGCGTGTGGGAATGCTGCGCGGGGCCTACCACTTCGGCCGCCCCGACCTGTCCGGCGCGGCCGAACAGGCCCGGTTCTTCGTCGCCAACGGCGGCGGATGGTCCCCCGACGGGCACACCCTGCCGGGAGCGCTGGACATCGAGTACAACCCGTACGGGCCCGACGACTGCTACGGGCTCTCCCCCGCCGCCATGTCCGACTGGATCGCCGAATTCAGCGACACCTACCGTTCGTTGACCGACCGTTTCCCCGCCATCTACACCACCCGGCACTGGTGGAACACCTGCACCTCGGCCAACCCGGACTTCGCGGGCAACAATCCCCTGTGGGTCGCGCGGTACGGCCCACGGGTGGGGGAGCTTCCCGCGGGCTGGGGCAGTCACGCGATCTGGCAACACGACAACCGGGGAACGTTTCCCGGCGACCAGAACCTGTTCAACGGCGACATGGCCGCGCTGAAACGGTTCGCCACCACGGCCCCGTGA
- a CDS encoding putative ABC-class ATPase (product_source=COG3044; cath_funfam=3.40.50.300; cog=COG3044; pfam=PF09818; superfamily=52540), whose translation MHGASYGRYKSLTGTWSFDGFTLQIQRVQPDPYAPASRCEVRVTPEHAGFPPDLWSNPARARGLAGVLVRAVHRRLKDSKLSVDAGRQQVLDRSACQIVDGTVVLRLGIDMPGRGRSIDGKQAEQALCRDLPDTVEAALRWHTADQSRVREFVDSIEDTDALRRELAPHNLVAFVADGAVLPRRSGIDDRPLQQAVPFSSPESLRVEFDLPNRGRVSGMGIPEGISLIVGGGFHGKSTLLRALEHGIYDHVPGDGRELVVCTPDTVKVRAEDGRRVHRVDVSPFVSHLPTGSDTSDFSTDNASGSTSQAASIVEAVEAGSNALLLDEDTAATNLMIRDARMQELVAKDSEPLTPFLDLIRPLHQRHGVSTVMVMGGSGDYMDVADRVLMLDSYRCYEVTDRARALATTPTGRHREAETFPDTRARVPDPRSIETDRPKVRSRGTDALTLGQSTVELRAVEQLVDPSQVTGIGLALVTCARSGMLDGSRTVHEVLDAYDAEVAKRGIHAVDDRYVGDFAVPRRFELAAALNRLRTLRVGAFRD comes from the coding sequence ATGCACGGCGCCAGCTACGGGCGCTACAAGTCGCTGACCGGCACCTGGTCCTTCGACGGGTTCACGCTGCAGATACAGCGGGTCCAGCCCGACCCCTACGCCCCGGCCAGCCGCTGCGAAGTCCGCGTCACCCCCGAACACGCCGGGTTTCCCCCCGACCTGTGGTCCAACCCGGCACGAGCCCGCGGGCTCGCCGGGGTGCTGGTGCGGGCGGTGCACCGCCGACTCAAAGACAGCAAACTCAGCGTCGACGCGGGCAGGCAACAGGTCCTCGACCGCAGCGCCTGCCAGATCGTCGACGGCACCGTGGTCCTGCGCCTGGGCATCGACATGCCCGGACGCGGACGCAGCATCGACGGCAAGCAGGCCGAGCAGGCGCTGTGCCGCGATCTGCCCGACACCGTCGAGGCCGCGCTGCGGTGGCACACCGCCGACCAGTCCCGGGTGCGTGAGTTCGTCGACTCCATCGAGGACACCGACGCGCTGCGGCGCGAACTCGCCCCGCACAACCTGGTGGCCTTCGTCGCCGACGGCGCGGTGCTTCCCCGCCGCAGCGGCATCGACGACCGCCCGCTGCAGCAGGCAGTGCCCTTCTCCTCCCCGGAATCGCTGCGGGTGGAGTTCGACCTGCCCAACCGGGGGCGCGTGTCCGGCATGGGCATCCCCGAAGGCATCAGCCTGATCGTCGGCGGTGGTTTCCACGGCAAGTCCACCCTGCTGCGCGCCCTGGAACACGGCATCTACGACCATGTTCCCGGCGACGGCCGGGAGCTGGTGGTGTGCACCCCCGACACCGTCAAGGTCCGCGCCGAGGACGGCAGGCGCGTGCACCGCGTCGACGTCAGCCCCTTCGTCAGCCACCTGCCCACCGGCTCGGACACCAGCGACTTCTCCACCGACAACGCCTCGGGCTCGACCTCGCAGGCAGCCTCGATCGTCGAAGCGGTCGAAGCCGGGTCGAACGCGCTGCTGCTGGACGAGGACACCGCCGCGACCAACCTGATGATCCGCGACGCGCGGATGCAGGAACTGGTGGCCAAGGACTCCGAGCCGTTGACACCGTTCCTGGACCTCATCCGCCCGCTGCACCAGCGGCACGGGGTGTCCACCGTGATGGTCATGGGCGGCTCCGGTGACTACATGGACGTCGCCGACCGGGTGCTGATGCTGGACTCCTACCGCTGCTACGAGGTCACCGACCGAGCCCGCGCCCTGGCCACCACCCCCACCGGGCGGCATCGGGAAGCCGAGACGTTTCCCGACACCCGTGCCCGCGTGCCCGACCCCAGGTCGATCGAGACCGACCGGCCGAAGGTGCGTTCGCGCGGCACCGACGCGTTGACCTTGGGACAGTCCACCGTGGAACTGCGGGCCGTGGAACAGCTGGTCGACCCCAGCCAGGTCACCGGCATCGGCCTGGCGCTGGTCACCTGCGCCCGCTCCGGCATGCTCGACGGCAGCCGCACCGTGCACGAGGTGCTCGACGCCTACGACGCCGAAGTCGCCAAACGCGGCATCCACGCCGTCGACGACCGCTACGTCGGCGACTTCGCCGTGCCGCGTCGTTTCGAACTCGCCGCCGCGCTCAACCGGCTGCGCACCCTGCGCGTCGGGGCCTTCCGGGACTGA
- a CDS encoding ATP-dependent Clp protease ATP-binding subunit ClpC (product_source=KO:K03696; cath_funfam=1.10.1780.10,1.10.8.60,3.40.50.300; cog=COG0542; ko=KO:K03696; pfam=PF00004,PF02861,PF07724,PF10431; smart=SM00382,SM01086; superfamily=52540,81923) → MSSGRAFEPSPGVESLLDELLRARGDDTGSDTTHRGQTGVLDEQARTVLSTAVHAARDWGHTALDDTHLLWALTQTGPTASMLRETGVAVDRLARSLRTLAGAHEATGGSADPRPWLTSAARHALLGSYRQARHEGAAQLGTRHLLLGVATDADSAAGRALARAIEQGEHHRAGPAEHTEQDHHDTTHPATPWLDEFGVDITARAAAGDIDPVTGRDHQIDQIVEVLARRGKNSPVLLGEAGVGKTAIVEGLAHRISTNTAPPLLAGRRLVSLDVTGLVAGAQHRGDFERRLRELLREVTEHRQDLIVFVDEIHALIGTGAGDGALDAATVVKPALARGELPLIGATTTEEYRRHIEKDPALERRFHPVTVPEPTVAETTAILRGLRQRYQQHHRIRIDERALRHAATLAERHIPDRFLPDKAVDVLDQACARLRLRHDREPTGTATRPLLGTDTVTEVVAERTGLPLTELGTTERGKLRELDTRLSERVIGQPQATRTVADAIRRARTGLSDPDRPLCSFVFTGPTGVGKTELARALAAALFSDSDRTVRFDMGEFQEKHSVSRLIGAPPGYLGHDEPGQLTNSIRTHPYSVLLLDEIEKAHPDILNTLLQVLDAGRLTDSNGTTVNFSNTVVIMTSNIGAEQALLAAEPDQSPFDPVAALSARLRPEFVNRIDEIVPFQPLTTDALVDIAESLLEHTRQRLRSRGMRLEITEPAVAWLVHRGEHREFGARQLRRVIERELHNRIATLLTEHPAPEGKTVHVDLDEQETLTVRLAGAQRHTDGDRPTEPGRASTPVTTPAGGDGATMEP, encoded by the coding sequence GTGAGTAGCGGCCGGGCCTTCGAACCGTCACCGGGTGTCGAGTCGCTGCTCGACGAACTGCTGCGCGCCCGCGGCGATGACACCGGCAGCGACACCACCCACCGCGGGCAGACCGGTGTGCTCGACGAGCAGGCCCGCACGGTGCTGTCCACAGCCGTGCACGCCGCCCGCGACTGGGGCCACACCGCCCTCGACGACACCCACCTGCTGTGGGCACTGACCCAGACCGGCCCCACCGCCTCGATGCTGCGCGAGACCGGGGTGGCCGTGGACCGGCTGGCCCGCAGCCTGCGCACCCTGGCCGGGGCGCACGAGGCCACCGGCGGCTCGGCCGACCCGCGCCCCTGGCTGACCAGCGCCGCACGGCACGCCCTGCTGGGTTCCTACCGGCAGGCGCGGCACGAGGGCGCCGCCCAGCTCGGGACGCGGCACCTGCTGCTGGGTGTGGCCACCGACGCCGACTCCGCGGCGGGGCGAGCACTGGCACGGGCGATCGAACAGGGCGAGCACCACCGCGCCGGCCCCGCCGAGCACACCGAGCAGGACCACCACGACACCACGCACCCCGCCACGCCGTGGCTGGACGAGTTCGGTGTGGACATCACCGCCCGCGCCGCCGCGGGCGACATCGACCCCGTGACAGGACGGGACCACCAGATCGACCAGATCGTGGAGGTGCTGGCACGGCGCGGCAAGAACAGCCCCGTGCTGCTCGGGGAGGCCGGAGTGGGCAAAACCGCCATCGTGGAAGGGCTGGCCCACCGCATCAGCACCAACACCGCGCCGCCGCTGCTGGCGGGCCGCCGACTCGTCTCCCTCGACGTCACCGGCCTCGTCGCGGGCGCGCAACACCGCGGGGACTTCGAACGACGACTGCGGGAACTGCTGCGTGAAGTCACCGAACACCGGCAGGACCTGATCGTGTTCGTCGACGAGATCCACGCGCTGATCGGCACCGGAGCCGGTGACGGCGCGCTGGACGCGGCCACCGTGGTCAAACCCGCCCTGGCACGCGGTGAACTTCCCCTGATCGGCGCCACCACCACCGAGGAATACCGCAGGCACATCGAAAAGGACCCGGCCCTGGAACGACGGTTCCACCCCGTCACGGTGCCCGAACCCACGGTGGCCGAGACCACCGCGATCCTGCGGGGACTGCGGCAGCGCTACCAGCAGCACCATCGCATCCGCATCGACGAACGGGCGCTGCGGCACGCCGCCACGCTGGCCGAGCGCCACATCCCCGACCGTTTCCTGCCCGACAAGGCCGTCGACGTGCTCGACCAGGCCTGCGCCCGCCTGCGACTACGGCACGACCGCGAGCCCACCGGCACCGCCACCCGGCCACTACTGGGAACCGACACCGTCACCGAAGTCGTCGCCGAGCGCACCGGCCTGCCGCTGACCGAACTCGGCACCACCGAACGCGGCAAACTCCGCGAACTCGACACCCGACTGTCCGAACGCGTCATCGGCCAGCCACAGGCCACCCGCACCGTCGCCGACGCCATCCGCCGCGCCCGCACCGGCCTGTCCGACCCGGACCGCCCGTTGTGCAGCTTCGTGTTCACCGGCCCCACCGGGGTGGGCAAAACGGAACTGGCGCGGGCGCTGGCGGCCGCGCTGTTTTCCGACAGCGACCGCACAGTGCGGTTCGACATGGGCGAATTCCAGGAAAAGCACAGTGTCTCCCGCCTGATCGGTGCCCCACCCGGCTATCTCGGCCACGACGAACCCGGCCAACTCACCAACAGCATCCGCACCCACCCCTACAGCGTGCTGCTGCTCGACGAGATCGAAAAAGCCCACCCCGACATCCTCAACACGCTGCTGCAGGTGCTCGACGCGGGCAGGCTCACCGACTCCAACGGCACCACCGTGAACTTCAGCAACACCGTGGTGATCATGACCTCCAACATCGGAGCCGAGCAGGCACTGCTCGCCGCCGAGCCCGACCAGTCTCCGTTCGACCCCGTCGCCGCGCTGAGCGCGCGGCTGCGACCGGAGTTCGTCAACCGCATCGACGAGATCGTGCCGTTCCAGCCGCTGACCACCGACGCGCTGGTCGACATCGCCGAGTCGCTGCTGGAGCACACCCGGCAGCGGCTGCGCAGCCGGGGTATGCGGCTGGAGATCACCGAGCCCGCCGTGGCATGGCTCGTGCACCGCGGCGAACACCGCGAGTTCGGGGCGCGGCAGCTGCGGCGGGTCATCGAACGGGAACTGCACAACCGCATCGCCACCCTGCTGACCGAACACCCCGCCCCGGAGGGCAAGACCGTGCACGTCGACCTCGACGAACAGGAAACACTGACCGTGCGGCTGGCCGGGGCACAGCGGCACACCGACGGCGACCGCCCCACCGAGCCGGGCCGAGCGAGCACACCGGTCACCACCCCGGCCGGCGGCGACGGTGCCACGATGGAGCCATGA
- a CDS encoding S-adenosylmethionine hydrolase (product_source=COG1912; cath_funfam=2.40.30.90,3.40.50.10790; cog=COG1912; ko=KO:K09134; pfam=PF01887; superfamily=101852,102522) has protein sequence MNDQPRYPWISFTTDYGTADGFVAACRGVLARHAPGASVIDISHHIPPQAITAASAVLTQTVPYLPTAVHLVVVDPGVGTARRGIALETTSGSLLVGPDNGVLLAPADRLGGITTAVELAEPDWWLPDVSATFHGRDVFAPVAAAAALGADIRTAGPVLSPEQLVPAPTPHSSSHGRNVRAQVITIDHFGNLQLALPATRAPWNHGDPLLITTPTGRFTARYGRTFGDVAEGDCLVLADSAGHLAVAVNTASAAAHLDIDRDQILDITPADQDT, from the coding sequence ATGAACGATCAACCGCGCTACCCGTGGATCTCGTTTACCACCGACTACGGCACCGCTGACGGGTTCGTCGCCGCCTGCCGAGGAGTGCTGGCCCGCCACGCCCCCGGCGCGTCGGTCATCGACATCAGCCACCACATTCCCCCACAGGCGATCACCGCCGCCTCGGCGGTGCTGACCCAGACCGTGCCCTACCTGCCCACCGCGGTGCACCTGGTCGTCGTCGACCCCGGTGTGGGAACCGCCCGGCGCGGCATCGCACTGGAAACCACCTCCGGCAGCCTGCTCGTCGGGCCGGACAACGGTGTGCTGCTCGCCCCGGCCGACCGGCTCGGCGGGATCACCACCGCCGTGGAACTGGCCGAACCGGACTGGTGGCTGCCCGACGTCTCGGCCACCTTCCACGGACGCGACGTCTTCGCCCCCGTGGCCGCGGCCGCCGCGCTGGGCGCCGACATCCGCACAGCGGGACCCGTGCTCTCTCCCGAACAACTCGTGCCAGCCCCCACACCCCACTCCAGCAGCCACGGCCGCAACGTGCGGGCCCAGGTGATCACCATCGACCACTTCGGCAACCTGCAGCTGGCGCTGCCCGCGACGCGGGCACCCTGGAACCACGGCGACCCGCTGCTGATCACCACCCCCACAGGCCGGTTCACCGCCCGGTACGGCCGCACCTTCGGCGACGTCGCCGAGGGCGACTGCCTGGTCCTGGCCGACTCGGCCGGGCATCTGGCCGTGGCCGTCAACACCGCCTCGGCCGCCGCCCACCTCGACATCGACCGCGACCAGATCCTCGACATCACACCCGCCGACCAGGACACATAA